TAAGGCGGAAATAGAGCAGGAAAGCCAGGACTACCAGGATGACAATACCCGCTGTAGCTCCCAGTCCGAATATACACAATACAACGTCACGGAATGTTTCCATACGTCAACTACCCCCATTCCCAAGACTTGCTATACGCATTGTAACGCTATACCCCCGTCCTGTAAAGCCGGGAGAAAGGCAGCTAAAAATCGTGGAGCGGCGGGCAGTCGAGCGATTTCAGATAAGACGTATCATTATGGGAGATAAGGACAGCCCGGCCCCCGCTGAACTCAAAGCGGGTAATGCCGCCGGTATCCAGCTTGAAGCTCCAGAACAGGGAGTTATCCAGCCCCAGCAGGGCGCAGATAAGCACCTTGTGCACCACGCGGTGGGACACCAGCACGATAGTCCCTTCCTCACAGCGCGTGACGGCGTCCTGAACGAAAGGCAGCGCCCGGCCGGTGACGTCCGCCAGGCTTTCCCCGCCCGGCATTTTCACCTGCTCCGGCGTATCCTGCCAGTCACGGTAAAGCTCCTCGTATCTTTCCTGCGCCTGCCGCAGCGTCAGCCCCTGCCACTCACCGAAATCAATGTCATTCAGATTACCAACGATATTCACATCCAGTTTATGAAAGCCGGCGATAGCGGCCGCGGTCTTGACCGCCCGCTGCAAGGGGCTGGAATAAACGGCGTCTATTCGCTCGCGGCCAAGGTATCCGCCCAAAAGCCGCGCCTGCCGCACACCGGTATCATTCAGCGGCACATCAGCCCGGCCCCGGAAAGTCGGCACGGCATTCCAGTCGGTCTCACCGTGCCGGGCCAGGATTATTTGAACCATGCTGACTAAACCTCGTAGTCCACTACTTTTCTATCCAGCCGCACCTTCCCGATAAATTCCCCCACCCTGAGGTGCTCCGGGTGTTTCTGATAGGCGTTCAAGTCCTGAATGCTGTCAAACTCCGCGCAGAGCACGATATCATAAGCCGCCGCGGAGCCGTTAATGTTAACGCCTACCTCCAGGGAACGTACGTTCCCGGCCTTACCTTTCAAGCCTTCCAACAGCCGCTTTATCTTCAGCGCGTTTTCCTGCCTGGTGGCGTTTTCCGCGAAGTCTTGAAGCGTCCACATGACGATATGCTTTATCATAATAACCACCGTCAAATTTCTATTCTTTTTTGGTCTCCCCCACCTTTTCCACCTCAATAGTGCACTCCGTCACCAGGGCGGCGAAAGCCCCCACCGCCGCCAAAAGCGGCGCCGCCATAATGCCTACCGCCACCACCGGCGCGCCCACGGAAAGAGGGATTTCAATGATGGTCCTGCCATCGTGGATGAGGCGCACCCGACGGATATTGCCCTCCCTGATAAGCTGCTTAATCTTGTTGACCACCTGGTCACTGGATACGGTAAACTTTTCAGTCTCAGCCATATACACCTCCCGTATAACTGAATCTTAAGTATAAAATCAGACCGGTGTCAAGTGTACTACTATTGTTAAAACGGATTTTCATGATATACTGATTTGATACAGGAGTTTATCGTGAAAAGTAAAGATTTCCTTTCCATTTCCGACCTTACCCGCGAGCGACTGCGCAACCTGATATCCAGCGCCATCGCGATGAAATCCGCGGGGTGGACTTCCGAGCTAAGGGAAAAAATCCTGGTACTGCTGTTTGAAAAACCGTCCCTGCGGACCAGGGTCAGCTTCGAGATTGCCATGAGGCAACTGGGAGGACAGAGCGTGTGCCTGTCCCCGGAGGAAGTCCAGCTGGGAAAACGCGAATCCATACCGGACGTGGCGCGGGTACTCAGCCGCTACGCGGATGTCATCGCCGTACGCACCTTTTCACATGAGAAACTGGAAATAATGGCGAATAACGCGGACATACCGATAATCAACGCCCTTTCCGACCTCGAACATCCCTGCCAGGCGCTGGCGGACATGATAACCATCTTTGAGCATAAACAAACGCTGGAAGGGCTGACGCTGGCCTACATCGGGGACGGCAACAATACCGCCCACAGCCTGATGCTGGCGGCATCCCTGTGCGGGATAAACTTCCGCATCGCCTCCCCGAAAGGCTACCGCGTTGAGGATAAAATTTTAAGGAAGGCCCAGGGATTTGCCCTGGAAAGCGGAGCGGAGATATTTTGTCTAGAAGACCCGCGCCAGGCCGTGGCCGGCGCCGATATCGTTTATACCGATGTCTGGGTGAGCATGGGACAGGAGGCGGAAACAGAAAAGCGCCGCAAGGATTTTGCCGGTTACCAGGTGGACAGCGGGCTGCTTTCACTGGCCAGGAAATATGCCATACTGATGCATTGCGGGCCGGTCCATCATGGTGAGGAGGTAGAGGAAAACCTCATCTATTGCGAGCAGTCCGTAGTCTTCGACCAGGCGGAGAACAGGCTGCACGCCCAGAAAGCGCTGCTGGCAGATATCCTGAGAGGCATCGAGATATTTTTCTCCCGGACACACCGGTGACCAATTCCCTCTCATTAAACTAATATTTCCCCGTAAAGAATACAGATATGACCAAACCTGTTGTTGCCATTGTCGGACGCCCAAATACCGGTAAATCCACACTCCTTAACCGGATTGTGAAAAGGCCGGTAGCCATTACCCAGGACCTGCCCGGCACCACCCGCGACCGCAATATGGCGGACGTAAGCTGGGGGGGTGTCGAGTTCACGCTGGTGGACACCGGCGGACTGGAAATAGACCCGCAGTCCACCATCGCCCACGGGGTGAAAAACCAGGTGGAGACAGCTATCACCCAGGCGGACGTTATCGTCAACGTGGTCGACGCCATCGCCGGGGTAACGCCGATGGACCTGGAAATCGCCGGCCTGCTGCGCAAGGCGAACAAGCCCCTACTGCTGGCGGTCAATAAAGCGGACAACGAAAAGCTGGAGACCGGCGCCCTGGAGTTTTACGAGCTGGGGCTGGGAGAACCGCTGCCCGTCAGCGCCCATCACGGTCGCGGCGTGGCCGACCTGCTGGACAGTATAGTGGCGCTGCTGCCCGCCCACCCGCCGGAGGAGGTCAAGCCGGAAGCCATAAAAGTGGCTATCGTGGGGAGGCCGAACGTGGGCAAGTCCATGCTGCTGAACGCGCTGGTGGGGGGAGAACGCGCCATAGTAGACAGCACACCGGGCACCACCCGCGACGCCGTGGACACTCCTTACGATTACCAGGGGCAGGACATGCTGCTAATAGATACGGCGGGGATAAGGCGGCGGGGCAAGGTCCAGGCCGGGGTGGAGCAATACAGCGTGGTGCGGACCTTCCGGGCCATCGACCGCGCCGATGTAGTCCTGCTGCTGCTCGACGCCACGGAGATGGTCACCTCCCAGGACACACACATCGCCGGCTACATCCAGGAAGCCTATAAAGGCATTATCATCATCGCCAATAAATGGGACCTGGTAGAGAACAAAGATACCGCCGCGTGGAACAAATTCGTCAAAAGCGAGTTCAAATTTGCCTCTTACGCGCCGATATTATATACTTCGGCTAAATCAGGGCTGGGAGTAGATAAAATCATGCCCCAGGTTATCCAGGTCTACCGGGAAAGACTGAAACGATTATCCACCGCCAAGGTGAATGAAGTAATCCAGCAGGCGGTGGCCTCCCACAATAGACCGACAAGCCAGGGCAAACAGCTAAAAATCTTTTACGCCACCCAGGCGGAAGCCAACCCGCCGACCTTCGTTTTCTTTACCAACGACGCCAAACTGGTCCATTTTTCTTACCGGCGTTTCCTGGAAAACAAAATCCGCGAGGCATTCGGTTTTATCGGCACGCCGCTCCGTTTCACTTTTAAATCAAGGGGTGAGTCATGACGGCTTTCATGTACATCTCCGTAG
This genomic interval from Dehalococcoidales bacterium contains the following:
- a CDS encoding histidine phosphatase family protein; translated protein: MVQIILARHGETDWNAVPTFRGRADVPLNDTGVRQARLLGGYLGRERIDAVYSSPLQRAVKTAAAIAGFHKLDVNIVGNLNDIDFGEWQGLTLRQAQERYEELYRDWQDTPEQVKMPGGESLADVTGRALPFVQDAVTRCEEGTIVLVSHRVVHKVLICALLGLDNSLFWSFKLDTGGITRFEFSGGRAVLISHNDTSYLKSLDCPPLHDF
- a CDS encoding Dabb family protein, with amino-acid sequence MIKHIVMWTLQDFAENATRQENALKIKRLLEGLKGKAGNVRSLEVGVNINGSAAAYDIVLCAEFDSIQDLNAYQKHPEHLRVGEFIGKVRLDRKVVDYEV
- a CDS encoding DUF4342 domain-containing protein gives rise to the protein MAETEKFTVSSDQVVNKIKQLIREGNIRRVRLIHDGRTIIEIPLSVGAPVVAVGIMAAPLLAAVGAFAALVTECTIEVEKVGETKKE
- the argF gene encoding ornithine carbamoyltransferase, producing the protein MKSKDFLSISDLTRERLRNLISSAIAMKSAGWTSELREKILVLLFEKPSLRTRVSFEIAMRQLGGQSVCLSPEEVQLGKRESIPDVARVLSRYADVIAVRTFSHEKLEIMANNADIPIINALSDLEHPCQALADMITIFEHKQTLEGLTLAYIGDGNNTAHSLMLAASLCGINFRIASPKGYRVEDKILRKAQGFALESGAEIFCLEDPRQAVAGADIVYTDVWVSMGQEAETEKRRKDFAGYQVDSGLLSLARKYAILMHCGPVHHGEEVEENLIYCEQSVVFDQAENRLHAQKALLADILRGIEIFFSRTHR
- the der gene encoding ribosome biogenesis GTPase Der, which translates into the protein MTKPVVAIVGRPNTGKSTLLNRIVKRPVAITQDLPGTTRDRNMADVSWGGVEFTLVDTGGLEIDPQSTIAHGVKNQVETAITQADVIVNVVDAIAGVTPMDLEIAGLLRKANKPLLLAVNKADNEKLETGALEFYELGLGEPLPVSAHHGRGVADLLDSIVALLPAHPPEEVKPEAIKVAIVGRPNVGKSMLLNALVGGERAIVDSTPGTTRDAVDTPYDYQGQDMLLIDTAGIRRRGKVQAGVEQYSVVRTFRAIDRADVVLLLLDATEMVTSQDTHIAGYIQEAYKGIIIIANKWDLVENKDTAAWNKFVKSEFKFASYAPILYTSAKSGLGVDKIMPQVIQVYRERLKRLSTAKVNEVIQQAVASHNRPTSQGKQLKIFYATQAEANPPTFVFFTNDAKLVHFSYRRFLENKIREAFGFIGTPLRFTFKSRGES